A genomic segment from Lagenorhynchus albirostris chromosome X, mLagAlb1.1, whole genome shotgun sequence encodes:
- the ELK1 gene encoding ETS domain-containing protein Elk-1 isoform X2 — protein MDPSVTLWQFLLQLLREQGNGHIISWTSRDGGEFKLVDAEEVARLWGLRKNKTNMNYDKLSRALRYYYDKNIIRKVSGQKFVYKFVSYPEVAGCSTEDCPPQPEVSVTSTVANVGTTAVHAIPGDTASGKPGTPRGAGVAGPGGLARSSRNDYMRSGLYSTFTIQSLQPQPQPPSHPRPSTVLPNTAPAGAAVPPSGGRSTSPSPLEACLEAEEAGLPLQVILTPPEAPNLKSEEPNMEPGLGRPLPPEVKVEEPKEELEAAATGEAGFVLEAVKAEPFEPKAEPEAPPAEGVPARLPAVVMETAAPPVGGLAASTTSSTENAQPQKGRKPRDLELPLSPSLLGGPGPERTPGSGTGSGLQAPGPALTPSLLPTHTLTPVLLTPSSLPPSIHFWSTLSPIAPRSPAKLSFQFPSSGSAQVHIPSISVDGLSTPVVLSPGPQKP, from the exons ATGGACCCTTCTGTGACGCTGTGGCAGTTTCTGCTGCAGCTGTTGAGAGAGCAAGGCAATGGCCACATTATCTCCTGGACCTCCCGGGATGGCGGTGAGTTCAAGCTGGTGGATGCTGAGGAGGTGGCCCGACTCTGGGGGCTGCGCAAGAATAAGACCAACATGAATTATGACAAGCTCAGCCGGGCCTTGCGGTACTACTATGATAAG AACATCATCCGCAAAGTGAGTGGCCAGAAGTTCGTCTACAAGTTTGTGTCCTACCCCGAGGTCGCGGGGTGCTCCACTGAGGACTGCCCGCCCCAGCCTGAGGTGTCTGTCACCTCCACTGTGGCAAATGTGGGCACCACAGCTGTACACGCCATCCCCGGGGACACTGCATCTGGGAAGCCAGGCACACCCAGGGGTGCAGGAGTGGCAGGCCCAGGCGGCTTGGCACGCAGCAGCCGGAATGATTACATGCGCTCGGGCCTCTATTCCACCTTCACCATCCAGTCCCTGCAGCCGCAGCCACAGCCACCCTCTCATCCTCGGCCTTCCACAGTGCTCCCCAACACCGCCCCTGCAGGAGCAGCAGTGCCCCCCTCGGGGGGCAGGAGCACCAGTCCAAGCCCCTTGGAGGCCTGCCTGGAGGCTGAGGAGGCCGGCCTGCCTCTGCAG GTCATCCTGACCCCACCCGAGGCCCCAAACCTTAAATCCGAAGAGCCAAATATGGAGCCTGGGTTGGGCCGACCACTGCCCCCAGAAGTCAAAGTGGAAGAGCCCAAGGAAGAGTTAGAAGCTGCAGCCACTGGGGAGGCGGGGTTTGTCCTGGAAGCCGTCAAGGCGGAGCCCTTTGAGCCCAAGGCCGAGCCAGAAGCCCCTCCTGCGGAGGGCGTGCCCGCCCGGCTGCCTGCAGTCGTTATGGAAACTGCGGCGCCGCCGGTGGGCGGCCTTGCGGCTTCCACAACTTCCAGCACGGAGAACGCCCAGCCTCAGAAGGGCCGGAAGCCCCGGGACCTGGAGCTTCCACTCAGCCCGAGCTTGCTGGGTGGGCCGGGACCCGAACGGACTCCAGGATCGGGAACTGGTTCCGGTCTGCAGGCGCCAGGCCCAGCGCTGACGCCTTCCCTGCTACCTACGCACACATTG ACCCCGGTGCTGCTGACGCCCAGCTCGCTGCCCCCCAGCATTCATTTCTGGAGCACCCTGAGTCCCATTGCACCCCGTAGCCCGGCCAAGCTCTCCTTCCAG TTTCCGTCCAGTGGCAGCGCCCAGGTGCACATCCCTTCCATCAGCGTGGATGGCCTCTCAACCCCCGTGGTGCTCTCCCCAGGGCCCCAGAAGCCAtga
- the ELK1 gene encoding ETS domain-containing protein Elk-1 isoform X1, protein MEPPPPGAANTAAALHTALSFLPSRYPWDGVSACAAMDPSVTLWQFLLQLLREQGNGHIISWTSRDGGEFKLVDAEEVARLWGLRKNKTNMNYDKLSRALRYYYDKNIIRKVSGQKFVYKFVSYPEVAGCSTEDCPPQPEVSVTSTVANVGTTAVHAIPGDTASGKPGTPRGAGVAGPGGLARSSRNDYMRSGLYSTFTIQSLQPQPQPPSHPRPSTVLPNTAPAGAAVPPSGGRSTSPSPLEACLEAEEAGLPLQVILTPPEAPNLKSEEPNMEPGLGRPLPPEVKVEEPKEELEAAATGEAGFVLEAVKAEPFEPKAEPEAPPAEGVPARLPAVVMETAAPPVGGLAASTTSSTENAQPQKGRKPRDLELPLSPSLLGGPGPERTPGSGTGSGLQAPGPALTPSLLPTHTLTPVLLTPSSLPPSIHFWSTLSPIAPRSPAKLSFQFPSSGSAQVHIPSISVDGLSTPVVLSPGPQKP, encoded by the exons CTCTGAGCTTTCTGCCCTCCAGGTACCCCTGGGATGGCGTGAGCGCTTGCGCAGCAATGGACCCTTCTGTGACGCTGTGGCAGTTTCTGCTGCAGCTGTTGAGAGAGCAAGGCAATGGCCACATTATCTCCTGGACCTCCCGGGATGGCGGTGAGTTCAAGCTGGTGGATGCTGAGGAGGTGGCCCGACTCTGGGGGCTGCGCAAGAATAAGACCAACATGAATTATGACAAGCTCAGCCGGGCCTTGCGGTACTACTATGATAAG AACATCATCCGCAAAGTGAGTGGCCAGAAGTTCGTCTACAAGTTTGTGTCCTACCCCGAGGTCGCGGGGTGCTCCACTGAGGACTGCCCGCCCCAGCCTGAGGTGTCTGTCACCTCCACTGTGGCAAATGTGGGCACCACAGCTGTACACGCCATCCCCGGGGACACTGCATCTGGGAAGCCAGGCACACCCAGGGGTGCAGGAGTGGCAGGCCCAGGCGGCTTGGCACGCAGCAGCCGGAATGATTACATGCGCTCGGGCCTCTATTCCACCTTCACCATCCAGTCCCTGCAGCCGCAGCCACAGCCACCCTCTCATCCTCGGCCTTCCACAGTGCTCCCCAACACCGCCCCTGCAGGAGCAGCAGTGCCCCCCTCGGGGGGCAGGAGCACCAGTCCAAGCCCCTTGGAGGCCTGCCTGGAGGCTGAGGAGGCCGGCCTGCCTCTGCAG GTCATCCTGACCCCACCCGAGGCCCCAAACCTTAAATCCGAAGAGCCAAATATGGAGCCTGGGTTGGGCCGACCACTGCCCCCAGAAGTCAAAGTGGAAGAGCCCAAGGAAGAGTTAGAAGCTGCAGCCACTGGGGAGGCGGGGTTTGTCCTGGAAGCCGTCAAGGCGGAGCCCTTTGAGCCCAAGGCCGAGCCAGAAGCCCCTCCTGCGGAGGGCGTGCCCGCCCGGCTGCCTGCAGTCGTTATGGAAACTGCGGCGCCGCCGGTGGGCGGCCTTGCGGCTTCCACAACTTCCAGCACGGAGAACGCCCAGCCTCAGAAGGGCCGGAAGCCCCGGGACCTGGAGCTTCCACTCAGCCCGAGCTTGCTGGGTGGGCCGGGACCCGAACGGACTCCAGGATCGGGAACTGGTTCCGGTCTGCAGGCGCCAGGCCCAGCGCTGACGCCTTCCCTGCTACCTACGCACACATTG ACCCCGGTGCTGCTGACGCCCAGCTCGCTGCCCCCCAGCATTCATTTCTGGAGCACCCTGAGTCCCATTGCACCCCGTAGCCCGGCCAAGCTCTCCTTCCAG TTTCCGTCCAGTGGCAGCGCCCAGGTGCACATCCCTTCCATCAGCGTGGATGGCCTCTCAACCCCCGTGGTGCTCTCCCCAGGGCCCCAGAAGCCAtga